The following coding sequences lie in one Desulfovibrio sp. X2 genomic window:
- a CDS encoding Na+/H+ antiporter — protein METEAVFILLFVVATAVAIAVQRWTIPYTAALMAAGLVLGFLQLFPAPHLTKALLFNAFLPGLLFEAAFYIEFRQFWRNRLAIASLALPGLAAAIALTTLVLPRVAGGLHFVEGFTWQHALVFGAIISATDPVAVIAVFRSLGVPKRLSVLLEGESLLNDGTAIAFFTLSLALAAGRVVAPADLGLMFVKIVGLGALIGMGLGLGVSQVLRQVDEPMIEITLTTIAAYGSFLAAEHFHASGVIATVCAGMLCGNYGARVGMTPSTRIAVETFWEYVAFALNSIVFLLIGLEVRFQALIDSWRAILAAYLVVTGARMVIIFGVGALLRGTRERIPKAWCAVLTWGGLRGGLPMVLALSLPQDFAQRELLISMTFGVVVLSIMVHGLSMSPLLRLLGVARGRRDLAEYELSRGRLQAAHAALEELDRLAHVRFTAPGLVEDLRCEYERRIERETQALHELHLDSEQLRAEEAQWARRHLLQVEKGVVSDAFHRGALSQEVQERLLADIDGELLRLASGEAAGDDFRGCAEPEEEEAEKDESGDDGSTEDGPDENGAAEEEKEGKAGEVSGKDGKKPPVPGEGGAGEEAP, from the coding sequence ATGGAAACGGAAGCAGTCTTCATCCTCCTTTTCGTCGTGGCCACGGCCGTGGCCATCGCGGTGCAGCGGTGGACGATCCCCTACACCGCGGCCCTGATGGCCGCGGGGCTGGTGCTCGGCTTCCTGCAGCTCTTCCCCGCGCCGCACCTGACCAAGGCCCTGCTCTTCAACGCCTTCCTGCCCGGGCTGCTCTTCGAGGCGGCCTTCTACATCGAATTCAGGCAATTCTGGCGCAACCGCCTGGCCATCGCCTCCCTGGCCCTGCCGGGTCTGGCCGCGGCCATCGCGCTGACCACGCTGGTGCTGCCGCGCGTGGCGGGCGGGCTCCATTTCGTGGAGGGCTTCACCTGGCAGCACGCGCTGGTCTTCGGGGCCATCATCTCGGCCACGGACCCGGTGGCGGTGATCGCGGTCTTCCGCAGCCTGGGCGTGCCCAAGCGTCTCTCCGTGCTGCTGGAGGGCGAGAGCCTGCTGAACGACGGCACGGCCATCGCCTTCTTCACCCTGAGCCTGGCCCTGGCGGCCGGGCGGGTGGTGGCCCCGGCCGATCTGGGGCTCATGTTCGTGAAGATCGTGGGCCTCGGGGCGCTCATCGGCATGGGGCTCGGGCTCGGCGTGTCGCAGGTGCTGCGCCAGGTGGACGAGCCCATGATCGAGATCACGCTGACGACCATCGCGGCCTACGGCTCGTTCCTGGCGGCCGAGCATTTCCACGCCTCCGGGGTCATCGCCACGGTCTGCGCGGGCATGCTCTGCGGCAACTACGGCGCGCGGGTGGGCATGACGCCGTCCACGCGCATCGCGGTCGAGACGTTCTGGGAGTACGTGGCCTTCGCGCTGAACTCCATCGTCTTCCTGCTCATCGGGCTCGAGGTGCGCTTCCAGGCCCTGATCGACTCCTGGCGGGCGATCCTGGCGGCCTATCTGGTGGTCACGGGCGCGCGCATGGTGATCATCTTCGGCGTGGGCGCGCTGCTGCGCGGGACCAGGGAGCGCATCCCCAAGGCGTGGTGCGCGGTGCTCACCTGGGGCGGGCTGCGCGGCGGCCTGCCCATGGTCCTGGCGCTCAGCCTGCCGCAGGACTTCGCGCAGCGCGAGCTGCTCATCTCCATGACCTTCGGGGTGGTGGTGCTGTCCATCATGGTGCACGGGCTTTCCATGTCGCCCCTGCTGCGCCTTCTGGGCGTGGCCCGGGGGCGGCGCGACCTGGCCGAGTACGAGCTTTCGCGCGGCAGGCTGCAGGCGGCCCACGCGGCCCTGGAGGAGCTGGACCGCCTGGCGCACGTGCGCTTCACGGCTCCGGGCCTGGTCGAGGACCTGCGCTGCGAGTACGAGCGCCGCATCGAGCGCGAGACCCAGGCCCTGCACGAGCTGCACCTGGACAGCGAGCAGTTGCGCGCCGAGGAGGCCCAGTGGGCCAGGCGCCACCTGCTGCAGGTGGAGAAGGGAGTGGTCAGCGACGCCTTCCACCGCGGCGCGCTGAGCCAGGAGGTGCAGGAGCGCCTGCTGGCGGACATCGACGGCGAGCTGCTGCGCCTGGCCTCGGGAGAGGCGGCCGGGGACGACTTCCGCGGCTGCGCCGAGCCCGAGGAAGAGGAAGCCGAGAAAGACGAGTCCGGCGACGACGGGAGTACGGAAGACGGGCCCGACGAGAACGGGGCCGCGGAAGAAGAGAAGGAAGGGAAGGCGGGAGAGGTTTCCGGGAAGGACGGAAAGAAGCCGCCCGTGCCGGGCGAGGGAGGGGCAGGCGAGGAGGCCCCCTGA
- a CDS encoding phosphoketolase yields MTRRPERARTGPRPGRVPGPAAATTRKTTMSAKTLSPDMLRKIDAYWRAANYLSVGQIYLYDNPLLKRPLELSDVKRLLLGHWGTTPGQNFIYAHLNRAIVQHDLNMIYVSGPGHGGPAVVANTYLEGTYSEVYPEVSRDEEGLRRLFVQFSFPGGIPSHASPECPGSIHEGGELGYSLSHSFGAVLDNPDLIVACVVGDGEAETGPLATAWHSNKFLDPKNDGAVLPILHLNGYKIANPTVLARIGREELEQLMRGYGWVPYFVAGDEPEAMHELMAKTLDTVVEEIGRIQKAARQGGETKRPRWPMIVLDSPKGWTGPEVIDGKKIEGNFRSHQVPLSDPAEHPEHLKMLEEWLKSYRPEELFDESGRLAPELAELAPKGERRMGANPHANGGGLLRDLRLPSFRDYAVDVPEPGVMGAIGDTHVLGRFLRDVTQKNEEAGNFRVFGPDETISNGLEAVFETTNRQWQAETRESDEFLAPRGRVMEMLSEHQCEGWLEGYLLTGRHGLFNCYEAFIHIVDSMFNQHAKWLKVTAGLPWRHRIASLNILLSSHVWRQDHNGFTHQDPGFIDNVVNKKAEVVRVYMPPDANCLLSVMDHCLRSRHYVNVVVAGKHPAPQWLPMETAVKHCAKGIGIWPWASNDQTSGPDVVMACCGDVPTLETLAAVSIMREHLPDLHIRVVNVVDLMKLQPQSEHPHGLSDTDFDALFTRDKPVIFAFHGYPWLIHRLTYRRTNHKNIHVRGYKEEGTITTPFDMTVLNDLDRFHLVMDTIDRLPQCGDRGAYLKESLKDKLIEHKEYITRHGQDMPEIREWKWQTPGDGPEKRTDGQAGK; encoded by the coding sequence CTGACGCGGCGCCCGGAAAGGGCGCGGACCGGGCCGCGGCCGGGCAGAGTCCCGGGACCGGCGGCCGCAACGACAAGGAAGACGACCATGAGCGCAAAAACGCTTTCCCCGGACATGCTCCGGAAGATCGACGCCTACTGGCGCGCGGCGAACTACCTCTCCGTGGGCCAGATATACCTCTACGACAATCCGCTCCTGAAGCGGCCGCTGGAGCTTTCGGACGTGAAGCGGCTGCTGCTCGGCCACTGGGGCACCACGCCGGGGCAGAACTTCATCTACGCGCACCTGAACCGGGCGATCGTGCAGCACGACCTGAACATGATCTACGTCTCCGGCCCGGGCCACGGCGGCCCGGCAGTGGTGGCCAACACCTATCTGGAAGGCACGTACAGCGAGGTCTACCCCGAGGTCAGCCGGGACGAGGAGGGGCTGCGCAGGCTCTTCGTGCAGTTCTCCTTCCCGGGCGGCATCCCGAGCCACGCCTCGCCCGAGTGTCCGGGCTCCATCCACGAGGGCGGCGAGCTCGGCTATTCCCTCAGCCACTCCTTCGGCGCGGTGCTGGACAACCCGGACCTGATCGTGGCCTGCGTGGTGGGCGACGGCGAGGCCGAGACCGGCCCGCTGGCCACGGCCTGGCACTCCAACAAGTTCCTGGACCCGAAGAACGACGGCGCGGTGCTGCCCATCCTGCACCTGAACGGCTACAAGATCGCCAACCCCACCGTGCTCGCGCGCATCGGCCGCGAGGAGCTGGAGCAGCTCATGCGCGGCTACGGCTGGGTGCCCTATTTCGTGGCCGGGGACGAGCCCGAGGCCATGCACGAGCTCATGGCCAAGACCCTGGACACTGTCGTGGAGGAGATCGGACGCATCCAGAAGGCGGCGCGCCAGGGCGGGGAGACGAAGCGGCCGCGCTGGCCCATGATCGTGCTCGACTCGCCCAAGGGCTGGACCGGCCCCGAGGTCATCGACGGCAAGAAGATCGAGGGCAATTTCCGCTCGCACCAGGTGCCGCTCTCCGATCCCGCGGAGCACCCGGAGCATCTGAAAATGCTCGAGGAGTGGCTGAAGAGCTACCGTCCGGAGGAGCTCTTCGACGAGAGCGGGCGGCTCGCCCCGGAGCTGGCCGAGCTGGCGCCCAAGGGCGAGCGCCGCATGGGCGCCAACCCGCACGCCAACGGCGGCGGGCTGCTGCGCGACCTGCGCCTGCCGAGCTTCCGCGACTACGCGGTGGACGTGCCCGAGCCGGGCGTCATGGGCGCCATCGGCGACACGCACGTGCTGGGCCGCTTCCTGCGCGACGTGACGCAGAAGAACGAGGAGGCCGGGAACTTCCGCGTCTTCGGCCCGGACGAGACCATCTCCAACGGGCTCGAGGCCGTGTTCGAGACCACGAACCGGCAGTGGCAGGCCGAGACGCGGGAGAGCGACGAGTTCCTGGCCCCGCGCGGCCGGGTCATGGAGATGCTGAGCGAGCACCAGTGCGAGGGCTGGCTCGAGGGCTACCTGCTCACCGGGCGGCACGGCCTGTTCAACTGCTACGAGGCCTTCATCCACATCGTGGACTCCATGTTCAACCAGCACGCCAAGTGGCTGAAGGTCACGGCCGGGCTGCCCTGGCGCCACCGCATCGCCTCGCTGAACATCCTGCTCTCGTCGCACGTCTGGCGCCAGGACCACAACGGCTTCACCCACCAGGACCCGGGCTTCATCGACAACGTGGTCAACAAGAAGGCCGAGGTGGTGCGCGTGTACATGCCGCCCGACGCCAACTGCCTGCTCTCGGTCATGGACCACTGCCTGCGCAGCCGCCACTACGTGAACGTGGTCGTGGCGGGCAAGCACCCGGCCCCGCAGTGGCTGCCCATGGAGACGGCGGTCAAGCACTGCGCCAAGGGCATCGGCATCTGGCCCTGGGCCAGCAACGACCAGACGTCAGGGCCGGACGTGGTCATGGCCTGCTGCGGCGACGTGCCGACGCTCGAGACCCTGGCCGCGGTGTCCATCATGCGCGAGCACCTGCCGGACCTGCACATCCGGGTGGTGAACGTGGTGGACCTCATGAAGCTGCAGCCGCAGAGCGAGCATCCGCACGGCCTCTCGGACACGGACTTCGACGCCCTGTTCACCAGGGACAAGCCGGTCATCTTCGCCTTCCACGGCTACCCCTGGCTCATCCACCGCCTGACGTACCGGCGCACCAACCACAAGAACATCCACGTGCGCGGCTACAAGGAGGAGGGCACCATCACCACGCCCTTCGACATGACCGTGCTGAACGACCTGGACCGCTTCCATCTGGTCATGGACACCATCGACCGCCTGCCGCAGTGCGGGGACCGCGGCGCCTACCTGAAGGAGTCGCTGAAGGACAAGCTCATCGAGCACAAGGAGTACATCACCCGCCACGGGCAGGACATGCCCGAGATCCGCGAATGGAAGTGGCAGACGCCCGGAGACGGGCCCGAGAAGCGGACCGACGGGCAGGCCGGGAAATAG
- a CDS encoding SDR family oxidoreductase, giving the protein MTPMQSTDSANGRLAGKKALVTGGSRGIGAAIALRLAREGADVAITFTSRPDAADAVTREIREAGVHALAVQADSADAKALAEAVNQAADRLGGLDILVNNAGLGTFGALADYPLEELDRTLAVNTRAAFVAAQAAARRMADGGRIVFIGSCNAERVPFEGATAYAMSKAAIVGLTKGAARDLAARSITVNNVQPGPVDTDLNHEDSDFGRMLKDRVLALPRYADGGEIAALVAYLVGPEAGFVTGASLTIDGGFTA; this is encoded by the coding sequence ATGACTCCCATGCAATCGACGGACAGTGCAAACGGACGGCTTGCAGGCAAGAAGGCCCTGGTCACCGGCGGCAGCCGGGGCATCGGCGCGGCCATTGCGCTGCGGCTCGCCCGCGAGGGCGCGGACGTGGCGATCACCTTCACCAGCAGGCCGGACGCGGCCGACGCGGTGACGCGAGAGATCCGCGAGGCGGGCGTACACGCCCTGGCCGTGCAGGCCGACAGCGCGGACGCAAAGGCCCTGGCCGAGGCCGTGAACCAGGCCGCGGACCGGCTCGGCGGGCTCGACATCCTGGTCAACAACGCGGGCCTGGGCACCTTCGGCGCCCTCGCGGACTACCCCCTCGAGGAGCTGGACCGCACCCTCGCCGTCAACACGCGCGCGGCCTTCGTGGCCGCCCAGGCCGCGGCCAGGCGCATGGCGGACGGCGGGCGCATCGTCTTCATCGGCAGCTGCAACGCCGAGCGCGTGCCCTTCGAAGGCGCGACGGCCTACGCCATGAGCAAGGCCGCCATCGTCGGCCTGACCAAGGGCGCCGCGCGCGACCTCGCCGCGCGCTCCATCACCGTGAACAACGTCCAGCCCGGCCCCGTGGACACGGACCTGAACCACGAGGACTCGGACTTCGGGAGGATGCTCAAGGACCGCGTCCTGGCCCTGCCGCGCTATGCCGACGGCGGCGAGATCGCGGCCCTGGTCGCCTACCTCGTGGGCCCGGAGGCGGGCTTCGTGACCGGCGCGAGCCTGACCATCGACGGCGGCTTCACGGCCTGA